A region of the Tepidibacillus fermentans genome:
ATTCAACAAGAAACGATAAAATAAGTGAACAGAATCGAAAAATTAAAACGATCTTGGAAGAAATGAAGGAGACATTGGTATATCAAAGCCATTTTCTTGTTTTCATTGTGGAATGGAAATATAATTAAATAGTTATTAAATCTCTGGGAGTTGTGCTAATGATATTAATGATTGATAATTATGATTCTTTTACCTTTAATTTAGTTCAGTACTTAAAAATACTAGGGGAATTTGTAGAAGTTCATCGTAATGATGCATTAACCATTGACCAAATTAGAACGATGAATCCAGAAATGATAGTGATTTCACCGGGGCCATGTACGCCAAACGAAGCAGGGATTTCTGTTTCAGTAGTGGAGCAATTATCCGATGAATTTCCTATTTTGGGAATTTGTTTAGGTCATCAAATTATTGCTCAAGCATTTGGTGCAAAGATTGTTCATGCCTTAGCCCCAGTACATGGAAAAGTTCATCCGATTACTCATGATGGTAAAGGTGTATTTAAAGGGCTCAAAAATCCTCTGAATGTCACACGATATCACTCATTAATTGTGGATAAAAAATCACTACCTGAAGATTTAATCATTACTTCAACTACTGCTGAAGGAGAAATTATGGGTATACGACATAAATATAAGTTAATCGAAGGGATACAATTTCATCCTGAAGCCATTCTGACGGAACATGGCATAGATATGCTTAGAAATTTCTTGTATCATACTAGAGAGGCGAAAAAGAATGATTATCAAACCATGTAGTATATCTATTAAAAGCGTGGATTTATTTGAAGCAATAGCTAATGAAAAATATCCTATGTTTCTTGATAGTAATCAAAATTTTGAGGAATTAGGACGTTATTCTATCATTGTGGCGAATCCTTTTGGCTATTTAAAAACGATAGGTAATCAAACTGATCTTAATCTTCCAACTGGTCATGATAGAATAATAGGTAATCCTTTTAAAATATTAAAGGAGATGCTTATTAAATATAAAGTTAAAAATAATACAAAGTTTCCATTTGTTGGTGGATTGGTTGGCTATCTTGCTTATGACCTTGCTCATTTTATTGAAAAGCTTCCAACGAACACAATTGATGATATTCAAATACCAGATATGTTTTTTGGACTCTATGATGGTGGAGTTATCTTTGATCATTACAATGAGAAGGTATTTATTGTTGATAGTGGTGTTAGAGAAAATGAAAATGAACGGATTTTATGGTGGGAGAGGAAAATAAAACAAACAAAACAGTCAATGAACTTGCATCTTTATCATGATACTCCACCTTATCCCGATAGAAAAAAAGATCACAGCGCATTTAAAGGGAACATGAGTAAACAAGAATATTTTGAAAGTATATTAAAAATTAAAGAGTATATTAAGAATGGAGATATATACCAAGCTAACTTTACACAACGCTTTTCTGCAACATTTAAAGAAGATCCTGTCCAGCTTTATCTTCAATTAAGGGAAAAAAATCCTGCACCATTTGCAGCTTATCTTGATATAGGGGACAGCTATATTCTTTCTAGTTCACCTGAGAGAT
Encoded here:
- a CDS encoding anthranilate synthase component II; amino-acid sequence: MILMIDNYDSFTFNLVQYLKILGEFVEVHRNDALTIDQIRTMNPEMIVISPGPCTPNEAGISVSVVEQLSDEFPILGICLGHQIIAQAFGAKIVHALAPVHGKVHPITHDGKGVFKGLKNPLNVTRYHSLIVDKKSLPEDLIITSTTAEGEIMGIRHKYKLIEGIQFHPEAILTEHGIDMLRNFLYHTREAKKNDYQTM
- the pabB gene encoding aminodeoxychorismate synthase component I yields the protein MIIKPCSISIKSVDLFEAIANEKYPMFLDSNQNFEELGRYSIIVANPFGYLKTIGNQTDLNLPTGHDRIIGNPFKILKEMLIKYKVKNNTKFPFVGGLVGYLAYDLAHFIEKLPTNTIDDIQIPDMFFGLYDGGVIFDHYNEKVFIVDSGVRENENERILWWERKIKQTKQSMNLHLYHDTPPYPDRKKDHSAFKGNMSKQEYFESILKIKEYIKNGDIYQANFTQRFSATFKEDPVQLYLQLREKNPAPFAAYLDIGDSYILSSSPERFIKLVDRVIETRPIKGTISRGLTPAEDAKNKSILENSEKDKAELLMIVDLERNDLGKVAKTGTVEVLDLFKVEEYTTVYHLVSTIRAVLDDGYDVVDLIQATFPGGSITGAPKIRAMEIIDELEPTKRNVYTGSIGYIDFRGNTDLNIAIRTIVIKDGTAHFQVGGGIVWDSDPVKEYDESLAKGKALFEVLKS